A section of the Pseudomonas sp. Q1-7 genome encodes:
- a CDS encoding REP-associated tyrosine transposase gives MDMPSDDLLKGRVSRTGQIYHITTTTEGRLPLFRDFTMARLVITEMRRLQEQNLLDSFAWVLMPDHLHWLLQLNGPLALSTLVKVFKGRTARQLGLLLPNSRSIWQKGFHDHAIRREEDLRKIARYIVANPLRAGLVERIGEYPFWDARWL, from the coding sequence ATGGACATGCCGAGCGACGATCTTCTCAAGGGCCGGGTATCACGCACCGGCCAGATCTACCACATCACCACCACCACGGAAGGGCGGCTCCCCCTGTTCCGCGACTTCACCATGGCTCGTCTGGTCATCACCGAAATGCGCCGCTTGCAGGAGCAGAATCTGCTCGACTCCTTCGCTTGGGTGTTGATGCCCGACCACCTGCACTGGTTGCTGCAGCTAAACGGACCGCTGGCCCTGTCCACCCTGGTCAAGGTGTTCAAGGGTCGTACTGCCAGGCAACTGGGACTCCTGCTGCCGAACAGCCGGTCGATTTGGCAGAAGGGGTTCCACGACCATGCGATACGACGGGAAGAGGACCTCCGCAAGATCGCTCGCTACATAGTGGCCAACCCACTGCGGGCAGGCCTGGTGGAGCGGATCGGTGAATATCCGTTCTGGGATGCTCGATGGTTATGA
- a CDS encoding DUF1127 domain-containing protein: MNGLSDARLTLYAQELEQERYAPISVAPAMPGNRWDRFWMRLHTRRRLLELDERALKDIGLTREQARAEALKPFWKV; encoded by the coding sequence ATGAACGGCCTGAGCGATGCACGCCTGACTCTCTACGCACAGGAACTGGAACAGGAGCGATACGCACCCATCTCCGTGGCGCCGGCCATGCCCGGCAATCGCTGGGACCGTTTCTGGATGCGCCTACACACGCGCCGCAGGCTGCTCGAACTGGACGAACGGGCCCTGAAGGACATCGGCCTCACCCGCGAACAGGCGCGGGCGGAGGCGCTCAAGCCGTTCTGGAAGGTCTGA
- a CDS encoding aminotransferase-like domain-containing protein — protein MKLYIKLAETLGERIEQGYYRPGDRLPSVRALSVEHGVSLSTVQQAYRILEDGGLAEPRPKSGYFVPPRRQTPALPAVGRAPQRPVDVSQWDDVLDLIKRSARDNVVQLGRGMPDITSPTLKPLLRSLGRISRRQDGCGLYYDSIHGTEALREQVSRLALDSGCQIPASDIVITTGCHEALSVAIRSVCEPGDIVAVDSPSFHGAMQTLKGFGMKALELPTDPLNGISLEALEMALEQWPIKLIQLTPSCNNPLGYIMPEARKRALLTLAQRYDVAIVEDDVYGDLAYQYPRPRTIKSFDEDGRVLLCSSFSKTVAPGIRVGWIAPGRYFERALHMKYISTGATATQPQLALAEFIGEGHYEPHLRRMRSQYQHSRDQMIDWVMRYFPEGTRASRPQGSFMLWVELAESFDTLRLNRELLPKGVQIAAGSIFSASGKYRNCLRMNYSGKPSPAIEAAVRTVGETVKGMMGE, from the coding sequence ATGAAGCTCTACATCAAGCTGGCCGAGACCCTGGGCGAACGCATCGAACAGGGCTACTACCGTCCCGGCGACCGCCTGCCGTCGGTGCGTGCGCTGAGTGTGGAGCATGGCGTGAGCCTGAGCACGGTGCAGCAGGCCTATCGGATTCTCGAAGACGGTGGCCTGGCCGAGCCGCGACCGAAATCGGGCTACTTCGTCCCACCCCGGCGGCAGACCCCGGCGCTTCCGGCCGTCGGCCGGGCGCCCCAGCGGCCGGTGGACGTTTCCCAGTGGGACGACGTGCTCGACCTGATCAAGCGCAGCGCCAGGGATAATGTGGTGCAGCTCGGCCGCGGCATGCCGGATATCACCAGCCCGACGCTGAAGCCCCTGCTGCGCAGCCTGGGCCGGATCAGCCGGCGCCAGGACGGCTGCGGCCTCTACTACGACAGCATCCATGGCACCGAGGCGCTGCGCGAGCAGGTTTCGCGGCTGGCGCTGGATTCCGGGTGCCAGATCCCGGCCAGCGATATCGTCATCACCACCGGCTGCCACGAGGCGTTGTCGGTGGCCATCCGCTCTGTCTGCGAGCCCGGAGATATCGTCGCGGTGGACTCGCCGAGCTTCCACGGCGCCATGCAGACCCTCAAGGGCTTCGGCATGAAGGCCCTGGAACTGCCCACCGACCCGCTCAACGGTATCAGCCTGGAGGCGCTGGAGATGGCCCTGGAGCAATGGCCGATCAAGCTCATCCAGCTCACCCCCAGTTGCAACAACCCCCTCGGCTACATCATGCCCGAGGCACGCAAGCGCGCCCTGCTGACCCTCGCCCAGCGTTACGACGTGGCGATCGTGGAGGACGACGTCTACGGCGATCTCGCCTATCAGTACCCGCGTCCGCGTACCATCAAGTCCTTCGACGAGGACGGCCGTGTGCTGCTTTGCAGCTCCTTTTCCAAGACGGTGGCGCCGGGTATCCGCGTCGGCTGGATCGCACCCGGCCGGTACTTCGAACGCGCGCTGCACATGAAGTACATCTCCACCGGCGCCACCGCCACCCAGCCGCAACTGGCGCTGGCCGAGTTCATCGGCGAAGGCCATTACGAGCCGCACCTGCGGCGCATGCGCAGCCAGTACCAGCACAGCCGCGACCAGATGATCGACTGGGTGATGCGCTACTTCCCCGAAGGCACGCGCGCCAGCCGGCCCCAAGGCAGCTTCATGCTCTGGGTGGAGCTGGCCGAGAGTTTCGACACCCTGCGCCTGAACCGCGAGCTGCTGCCCAAGGGCGTGCAGATCGCCGCCGGCAGCATCTTCTCCGCGTCGGGCAAGTACCGGAACTGCCTGCGGATGAACTACTCCGGCAAACCCTCCCCGGCCATCGAGGCGGCGGTAAGGACGGTGGGGGAGACGGTGAAGGGGATGATGGGAGAGTAG
- the yccS gene encoding YccS family putative transporter has translation MPSTPFVHTLRRLWAVDKFSYSLRVFIALTGSMALCWQQDRLDLLIPLFLGIIASALAETDDSWQGRLTALLVILGCFSIASLSVELLFPYPWLFVGALALASFGLTMLGALGERYATIASATLILSIYTMIGVDQRGGAPTNLWQEPALLVAGATWYGLLSVLWQALFTHQPVQQSLARLFRELGQYLKLKSALLEPVRQLDVEARRLELARQNGRVVAALNAAKEIILHRVGNGRPGPKVNRYLKLYFLAQDIHERASSSHHPYNELAEAFFHSDVLFRCQRLLRQQGGACQALGRAIRMRQPFDYLDGAQALEDLNTSLEHLRVQSNPAWRGLLRSLSALARNLATLDRLLIDASNPDALAEAQDTSLLDRSPQGLKDVWERLRQNLTPTSPVFRHALRMALALATGYGVLHLIHPEQGYWILLTTVFVCQPNFGATRRKLVQRIAGTLLGLALGWALFDLFPSALVQSVFAVVAGVVFFATRATRYTLATAAMTLLVLFCFNQIGDSYGLFLPRLVDTLIGALIAGLAVIFILPDWQGRRLNQVVANTLTCNSRYLRQIMQQYVGGKRDDLAYRLARRNAHNADAALSTTLSNMLMEPGHFRKEADIGFRFLVLSHTLLSYLSALGAHRSDQPGEALTPLSEQAAEQIAESLDCIAQGLSERRPISIHRDEEDALAKALEQLPEDLDDRPRLVQTELGLICRQLGALRTLTAHLLNAGKVV, from the coding sequence ATGCCCTCGACTCCATTCGTTCACACGCTGCGCCGCCTCTGGGCGGTGGACAAGTTCAGCTACAGCCTGCGCGTCTTCATTGCCCTGACCGGGAGCATGGCGCTGTGCTGGCAGCAGGACCGCTTGGACCTGCTGATCCCGCTTTTCCTCGGCATCATCGCCAGCGCCCTGGCGGAAACCGACGACAGTTGGCAGGGCCGCCTCACCGCGCTGCTGGTGATCCTCGGCTGCTTCAGCATCGCCTCGCTGTCGGTGGAGTTGCTGTTCCCCTATCCCTGGCTTTTCGTCGGCGCCCTGGCCCTGGCCAGCTTCGGCCTGACCATGCTCGGCGCCCTCGGCGAGCGCTATGCCACCATCGCCTCGGCGACCCTGATCCTTTCCATCTACACCATGATCGGCGTCGACCAGCGCGGCGGCGCGCCCACCAACCTCTGGCAGGAGCCCGCCCTGCTGGTGGCCGGCGCCACCTGGTACGGCCTGCTCTCGGTGCTCTGGCAGGCGCTCTTCACCCATCAGCCGGTGCAGCAGAGCCTGGCCAGGCTGTTCCGCGAGCTGGGGCAGTACCTGAAACTGAAATCCGCGCTGCTGGAACCGGTGCGCCAGCTCGACGTGGAGGCCCGCCGCCTGGAACTGGCCCGGCAGAACGGCCGGGTGGTGGCGGCGCTCAACGCCGCCAAGGAAATCATCCTGCACCGGGTCGGCAACGGCCGGCCGGGCCCCAAGGTGAACCGCTACCTCAAGCTCTACTTTCTGGCCCAGGACATCCACGAACGCGCCAGTTCGTCCCACCACCCCTACAACGAACTCGCCGAAGCTTTCTTCCACAGCGACGTGCTGTTCCGCTGCCAGCGCCTGCTGCGCCAGCAGGGTGGCGCCTGCCAGGCCCTCGGCCGGGCCATCCGCATGCGCCAGCCCTTCGACTACCTGGATGGTGCCCAGGCCCTGGAAGACCTGAACACCTCCCTCGAGCACCTGCGCGTCCAGAGCAACCCGGCCTGGCGCGGCCTGCTGCGCTCGCTCAGCGCCCTGGCGCGTAACCTCGCCACCCTGGACCGCCTGCTCATCGATGCCAGCAACCCGGACGCCCTTGCCGAGGCCCAGGACACCAGCCTGCTGGACCGCTCGCCGCAAGGCCTGAAGGATGTCTGGGAGCGCCTCAGGCAGAACCTCACGCCCACCTCCCCGGTGTTCCGCCACGCCCTGCGCATGGCCCTGGCGCTGGCCACCGGCTACGGGGTGCTGCACCTGATCCACCCGGAGCAGGGCTATTGGATCCTGCTGACCACGGTCTTCGTCTGCCAGCCCAACTTCGGCGCCACTCGCCGCAAGCTGGTGCAGCGGATAGCCGGCACCCTGCTCGGCCTGGCCCTGGGCTGGGCGCTGTTCGACCTGTTCCCCAGCGCCCTGGTGCAGTCGGTCTTCGCCGTGGTGGCCGGGGTGGTGTTCTTCGCCACCCGCGCCACCCGCTACACCCTGGCCACCGCCGCCATGACCCTGCTGGTGCTGTTCTGCTTCAACCAGATCGGCGACAGCTACGGCCTGTTCCTGCCGCGCCTGGTGGATACCCTGATCGGCGCGCTGATCGCCGGCCTGGCGGTGATCTTCATCCTCCCGGACTGGCAGGGCCGGCGGCTCAACCAGGTGGTGGCCAATACCCTCACCTGCAACAGCCGCTACCTGCGCCAGATCATGCAGCAGTACGTCGGCGGCAAGCGTGACGACCTGGCCTACCGCCTGGCCCGACGCAACGCCCACAACGCCGACGCGGCGCTGTCCACCACGCTGTCCAACATGCTCATGGAGCCTGGCCACTTCCGGAAGGAGGCGGACATCGGCTTCCGCTTCCTGGTGCTCTCCCACACCCTCCTCAGCTACCTCTCGGCCCTCGGCGCACACCGCAGCGACCAGCCGGGGGAGGCCCTCACGCCGTTGTCCGAACAGGCCGCCGAGCAGATCGCTGAAAGCCTCGACTGCATCGCCCAGGGCCTGAGCGAGCGGCGCCCGATCAGCATCCACCGCGATGAGGAAGACGCCCTGGCCAAGGCCCTGGAGCAGCTCCCGGAAGACCTCGACGACCGCCCCCGGCTGGTACAGACCGAGCTGGGGCTGATCTGCCGGCAACTGGGGGCCTTGCGGACCCTGACGGCGCATTTGTTGAATGCGGGGAAGGTGGTGTAG
- a CDS encoding substrate-binding periplasmic protein encodes MRRRCGFALFALLLACAGAHAETLRMAADVWPPFTDARLPGNGLAAELVSTALKRAGHRAEYVEVPWARVLRGVQVGEYDLVVSAWYSEERARFGQFSQPYLTNRVLFLKRKGTVVDYQGPEDLKRYSIAVVRGYSYLPSFDADTTLNKVPVMGFPMGARMLAAGRVQLTLEDELVARSYLNRELSGIREQLEFLPRPLSENGLHILVRRSHPRHRQLVEAFDQAMQTMREDGTYQAIFARHGLPSP; translated from the coding sequence ATGAGACGACGCTGTGGTTTTGCCTTGTTCGCCTTGCTCCTCGCTTGCGCGGGTGCCCATGCCGAAACCCTGCGCATGGCCGCCGACGTCTGGCCGCCCTTCACCGACGCGCGATTACCCGGCAATGGCCTGGCCGCCGAACTGGTGAGCACCGCCCTCAAGCGCGCCGGGCACCGCGCCGAGTATGTCGAAGTGCCCTGGGCGCGGGTCTTGCGCGGGGTCCAGGTAGGTGAGTACGACCTTGTCGTCAGCGCCTGGTACAGCGAGGAACGGGCGCGCTTCGGCCAGTTTTCCCAGCCTTACCTGACCAACCGTGTCCTGTTTCTCAAGCGCAAGGGCACGGTCGTCGACTACCAAGGGCCGGAGGATCTGAAGCGCTACAGCATCGCCGTGGTGCGCGGCTACAGCTATCTGCCGAGCTTCGATGCCGATACCACCCTGAACAAGGTGCCGGTGATGGGCTTCCCCATGGGCGCGCGGATGCTCGCGGCCGGCCGGGTGCAGTTGACCCTGGAAGATGAACTGGTGGCGCGCTCCTACCTCAACCGCGAGCTTTCAGGCATTCGCGAGCAGCTGGAGTTCCTCCCCCGGCCGCTCAGCGAGAACGGCCTGCACATCCTGGTGCGCCGTAGTCATCCACGGCATCGGCAACTGGTGGAGGCGTTCGACCAGGCCATGCAGACCATGCGCGAGGATGGCACCTACCAGGCGATCTTCGCCCGCCACGGTCTGCCCAGCCCCTGA